The Bacteroidota bacterium DNA window AAAACCTTCTGCACGGATATTGAGCAATTTCGCTAAAAAGCCTTGCAGCAAAATCAACGACCTAATTGCATAAAATACTAATTTATAGTAAGTATAACAAGTTTATTTAGTTTATGAGCAGACCCTATTTATTAGAATCGAATTATGAAAGAGGTCTAATATGAAATGCATATTAAAACTTTTGACTCTACTGAACATTACAAAGGATAAAAACTCAAACCGAAGTACGCTATCAAAAAGGCAGATTGAGAAGACTAAAACACTGGTTTCGTGAATTGACAGAAATGCAAGTAGAAACTGTAGACCAGAACTTTAACAACTATCTGCAAAGCAAAACCAAGTATGACATTGACATATTTAAATCTTTTTTCCATCGAGTTGACAAAGTGATTGTGAAAGGTAGAATAACAAGCGACACTCAATTTTACGACGTTAACATAATGGTTGACCAACTTTGCCAAACAGTACCAGTTAACAATAAAAAAATAGAAATTTTAAACAAACTATTAATTGATTATGAACAACGTATATCACGTAAGCAAAGAAGGCAACCGCCTAACAGCACCTACCGAAAAGCCGGAGTTTTCGCACAAAAGCACGACAGGCTGTATTCCAAAGACATCCTAATTTATCGGGAGAGATTGTAGTTAATGAAAGTTTAGTTTTTCATCCCGATAATTGTGGGGGCAAACGTTATCCTAATAGCAGGACGACCAACCAACAAAAAAATAATTAACCATAAAAAATAAACAACATGGCACTAATACCAATTATCGGAATCATAATCGTAATTTTAATTTCAGGGTTACGCATTGCTCAAGAATACCAAAGAGCTATTGTATTTAGACTTGGACGATTTCAATGTGTAAAAGGGCCTGGACTTTATTGGTTAATTCCATTTATCGAAAGACAACAAAAAGTTGACATTCGGACTAAAACTGTAGACCTTGAACAACAAGAAACCATTACAAAAGATAGCGTAACAATAAAGGTTAATGCTGTTTTATGGTTTAAAATCACAAATCCTGAAGACGCTATTATTAAAGTCGCTGATTATAACAAAGCGGTATATCAATTTTCTGTTACAGCATTAAGAAACATTATTGGACAGCACTCATTAGACGAAGTTTTACGAGAAAGAGAACAAATCAATGGGACACTTCAAAAGATTGTTGACACTACAACTGAACCTTGGGGAATTAAAATTGAAATGGTGGAGATGAAAGATGTTGAAATTCCAGAAGCAATGCAAAGAGCAATGGCAAGAGAAGCAGAAGCTATAAGAGAGAAGAGAGCAAGAATTGTAAAAGCTGAAGCTGAATTGGAAGCGTCAATTAAATTGACACAAGGA harbors:
- a CDS encoding slipin family protein encodes the protein MALIPIIGIIIVILISGLRIAQEYQRAIVFRLGRFQCVKGPGLYWLIPFIERQQKVDIRTKTVDLEQQETITKDSVTIKVNAVLWFKITNPEDAIIKVADYNKAVYQFSVTALRNIIGQHSLDEVLREREQINGTLQKIVDTTTEPWGIKIEMVEMKDVEIPEAMQRAMAREAEAIREKRARIVKAEAELEASIKLTQGAKEMEGSPIALELRRMQMLSEIGIDNNTTTIVLVPSDFTNAAKSFTELVNKK